A portion of the Adhaeribacter radiodurans genome contains these proteins:
- a CDS encoding efflux RND transporter permease subunit, translating into MFKIFIERPVLSLVISLFITMLGALALFNLPVTQFPDIVPPSVTVTAKYTGANAEVCTKAVATPLERAINGVPGMTYMSSVSSNNGITLIQVFFEVGTDPDLAAVNVQNRVTTILDELPEEVIKAGVTTEKEVNSMLLYLNLMSEDPSAGEQFVYNFADINVLQELKRIDGVGFCEIMGSREYSMRVWLKPDRLAAYQVSTDEVINAIRAQNVEAAPGKAGESAGDSHQMLQYVLKYTGKFFEPKQYENIVIRSNDDGSGSVLRLKDIAEVEFGSLSYGMVSKTDGRPSASIMIKQRPGSNAREVIANVKTRMAELKESSFPPKMTYNIAYDVSRFLDASMSEVIRTLIEAFILVFIIVFIFLQDFRSTLIPALAVPVSLVGTFFFMQLFGFSVNLLTLFALVLAIGIVVDNAIVVVEAVHAKMHEKHMPARQATLEAMGEISGAIVAITLVMSAVFVPVSFMSGPVGIFYRQFSLTLAIAIVISGINALTLTPALCAIMLKPSHGTKKNNFINRFFNKFNRGYNAMEGSYKSYVRKLASRRMVTIGMFLVFCVGSWALTKVLPTGFIPTEDQGMIYVNVTTPAGATVERTEYVLDKIQEATTDIKAVESVSTLAGFSLLTDAAGASYGMGMINLKAWENREESVDDIIAVLEEKTKNLKDASIEFFPPPTVPGFGNSSGFELRVLDRKKSEDLQGTADVTNKFIQAMQKTPEINSSFTNFDPNFPQYMIHVDQDMAAKKGVTIDNAMSTLQTLLGSYYASNFIRFGQMYKVMVQAPPSYRSTPEDVLKLFVKNNQGEMVPFSTFITLERVYGPEQLTRYNMYTSAMINGTAAPGYSSGDAIQAIERVAKETLPRGYTFEWSGMTREEILSGNQAVYIFLISLLFVYLLLAAQYESFLLPLPVILSLPTGIFGAFLFLQIMGLQNNIYAQVALVMLIGLLGKNAILIVEFAIQRRKEGLTILKAAVEGAVSRLRPILMTSFAFIAGLIPLCIANGAGAMGNRSIGTTAAGGMLVGTIFGVILIPGLYVLFAKLSEGKKVKFIKKAKQAKALETA; encoded by the coding sequence ATGTTTAAGATATTTATAGAGCGACCGGTGCTGTCACTGGTAATATCGCTATTTATAACCATGTTGGGCGCTTTGGCGCTCTTTAACCTGCCCGTTACGCAGTTCCCCGATATTGTGCCGCCTTCGGTTACCGTTACGGCTAAATATACCGGGGCCAACGCGGAAGTATGTACCAAAGCCGTAGCAACGCCCCTGGAGCGCGCCATCAACGGCGTTCCCGGTATGACTTACATGTCGTCGGTGTCGAGTAACAACGGCATTACCTTAATTCAGGTGTTTTTTGAAGTAGGCACCGACCCGGATTTAGCGGCCGTTAACGTGCAGAACCGAGTAACTACCATTCTGGATGAACTCCCCGAAGAAGTAATTAAAGCTGGGGTAACCACCGAAAAAGAAGTAAACAGCATGCTGCTTTACTTAAACCTGATGAGCGAAGACCCGAGTGCCGGCGAACAGTTTGTTTATAACTTTGCCGATATCAACGTATTACAAGAATTAAAGCGGATTGACGGCGTAGGATTTTGTGAGATTATGGGTTCGCGGGAATACTCCATGCGGGTATGGTTAAAACCAGATAGGCTGGCGGCTTACCAGGTTTCTACGGACGAAGTAATTAACGCTATACGGGCCCAAAACGTAGAAGCGGCACCCGGTAAAGCAGGAGAAAGCGCCGGCGATTCGCACCAGATGCTGCAATACGTATTGAAGTACACCGGTAAATTTTTTGAACCCAAGCAGTACGAAAACATAGTAATCCGCTCCAACGATGATGGTTCTGGTTCAGTACTGCGCCTGAAAGACATAGCCGAGGTAGAATTTGGTTCTTTAAGCTACGGTATGGTTTCTAAAACCGATGGTCGCCCTTCGGCATCTATTATGATTAAGCAACGGCCGGGTTCTAACGCCCGCGAAGTTATTGCCAACGTAAAAACCCGGATGGCCGAGCTAAAAGAAAGCTCATTCCCACCCAAAATGACTTATAACATTGCTTATGACGTGTCGCGCTTTTTAGATGCTTCCATGAGCGAAGTTATCCGGACTTTAATTGAAGCTTTTATCCTGGTGTTTATCATTGTTTTTATTTTCCTTCAGGATTTTCGCTCTACCCTTATTCCGGCTTTAGCAGTACCAGTATCGTTGGTGGGTACGTTCTTTTTCATGCAGTTATTCGGGTTCTCCGTGAACCTGCTTACCTTATTTGCTTTGGTACTAGCCATTGGTATTGTGGTAGATAACGCCATTGTGGTGGTGGAAGCCGTGCACGCTAAAATGCACGAAAAACACATGCCAGCCCGACAAGCTACCTTGGAAGCAATGGGTGAAATTAGCGGTGCCATTGTAGCCATTACTTTGGTAATGTCGGCGGTGTTTGTGCCGGTTTCTTTTATGTCGGGACCAGTAGGTATTTTCTACCGTCAGTTCTCGTTAACCCTGGCCATTGCTATTGTAATTTCGGGGATAAACGCGCTTACGCTCACACCGGCTTTATGCGCCATTATGCTCAAGCCGAGCCACGGCACTAAAAAGAACAACTTCATTAACCGCTTCTTTAATAAATTCAACCGGGGCTATAATGCCATGGAAGGTTCCTATAAAAGTTACGTGCGCAAGTTGGCGAGCCGCCGGATGGTGACGATTGGTATGTTCCTGGTATTCTGCGTGGGTTCCTGGGCTTTAACCAAAGTGTTGCCTACTGGTTTTATCCCGACCGAAGACCAGGGTATGATTTACGTGAACGTGACTACCCCAGCCGGGGCCACGGTTGAGCGTACCGAATACGTGCTCGATAAAATTCAGGAAGCTACTACAGATATAAAGGCAGTAGAATCAGTTTCGACGCTGGCTGGTTTTAGCTTGTTAACCGATGCCGCTGGTGCTTCTTACGGCATGGGTATGATTAACTTAAAAGCCTGGGAAAACCGGGAGGAATCCGTGGATGATATTATTGCGGTACTGGAAGAAAAAACCAAAAATTTAAAAGATGCCAGCATTGAGTTTTTCCCGCCGCCTACCGTACCAGGTTTTGGTAACTCCAGTGGTTTTGAATTGCGCGTGTTAGACCGGAAAAAGAGTGAAGACTTGCAAGGCACTGCTGATGTGACGAACAAGTTTATTCAGGCGATGCAAAAAACGCCCGAAATAAACAGCTCCTTTACTAACTTCGACCCGAACTTCCCGCAATACATGATTCACGTGGACCAGGACATGGCCGCTAAAAAAGGCGTAACCATTGATAATGCCATGAGTACGCTGCAAACTTTACTAGGTAGTTATTATGCTTCTAACTTTATTCGGTTCGGGCAGATGTACAAAGTTATGGTGCAGGCCCCGCCTAGTTACCGCTCTACCCCGGAAGATGTTTTAAAATTATTCGTAAAGAATAACCAAGGCGAGATGGTGCCGTTCTCTACATTTATTACCCTGGAGCGCGTGTACGGACCGGAGCAGCTTACCCGCTACAATATGTACACCTCGGCCATGATTAACGGTACAGCGGCTCCGGGTTACAGCAGTGGTGATGCTATTCAGGCAATTGAACGGGTAGCGAAAGAAACCTTACCCCGCGGCTATACTTTTGAATGGTCCGGCATGACCCGCGAGGAAATCTTATCGGGCAACCAGGCGGTTTACATCTTCCTCATCAGTTTACTTTTTGTGTATCTGTTGCTGGCAGCGCAGTACGAAAGTTTCTTGTTACCTCTGCCGGTAATATTATCCTTACCAACTGGTATTTTCGGTGCTTTCCTTTTCTTACAAATCATGGGCTTGCAGAATAACATTTACGCGCAAGTGGCCCTGGTAATGCTCATAGGTTTGTTGGGTAAAAACGCCATCTTAATTGTGGAGTTCGCTATTCAGCGCCGGAAAGAAGGTTTAACCATTTTAAAAGCTGCGGTTGAAGGTGCGGTATCCCGTTTAAGGCCAATCTTAATGACTTCGTTTGCTTTTATAGCGGGTTTAATTCCGTTGTGTATTGCCAACGGCGCGGGTGCTATGGGAAACCGTTCCATCGGAACTACGGCAGCTGGTGGTATGCTCGTGGGTACTATTTTCGGGGTTATTCTAATTCCGGGCTTGTACGTACTCTTCGCCAAATTATCGGAAGGCAAAAAAGTAAAGTTTATAAAAAAAGCCAAGCAAGCTAAAGCTCTCGAAACAGCTTAA
- a CDS encoding TolC family protein, giving the protein MYFRKSLYKISLFLFLLAFLGACKLTEPVELPEGKALPNSFGSTTDTSSIGQIAWRTFFTDPNLVSLIDTALHNNPDLLAAIQRVDMVRANVLLAKGAFLPGIQGVASAGTTKFGDYTIDGVGNYDTNFSPNIDDKQRIPQKAVPDYFLGFRSFWEIDLWGKLRKTRKAAYARFLASDKGRQLVQTALVAEVAKLYYELLALDSELKIIQNNIQLQQLAVELMEAQKTGGRATELAVQQSKAQLLNTTSLQVEKQQQIVAAENLLNQLLGRYPQPITRGNPIQEQQLPASIQAGIPLQLLALRPDVKQAEMELVAAKFDVGAARAAFLPSLTISPHVGLNAFKASLLLNTPASLAYGVIGGLTMPLLNQNQLKSRYKFSAAASKEAFYNYQKAILTGYQEVATGLSAIENFKKISTIKNQEVQELHNAVNSANALFAGGYANYLEIITAQKSVLAAELELNNNQRAMFQSIVDVYRSLGGGWQ; this is encoded by the coding sequence ATGTATTTTAGAAAGTCATTATATAAAATCTCTTTATTCCTTTTTTTACTGGCATTTTTAGGGGCTTGTAAATTAACGGAACCTGTAGAATTGCCTGAAGGCAAAGCGCTACCTAATTCCTTTGGCTCCACCACCGATACCAGCAGCATCGGTCAGATTGCTTGGCGAACCTTTTTTACTGACCCAAACCTAGTGAGTTTGATTGACACGGCCCTGCACAACAATCCGGATTTACTAGCGGCCATTCAACGCGTAGATATGGTTCGAGCAAACGTATTGCTGGCGAAAGGAGCCTTTTTACCCGGAATACAAGGTGTTGCTTCGGCGGGAACGACTAAATTCGGGGACTACACCATTGATGGCGTAGGTAATTACGATACCAACTTTTCGCCGAACATTGATGATAAGCAGCGCATACCGCAAAAAGCAGTACCGGATTACTTTTTAGGTTTCCGGAGTTTTTGGGAAATTGACCTATGGGGAAAGCTGCGAAAAACGCGCAAAGCGGCCTACGCCCGATTTTTAGCCTCCGATAAGGGTCGGCAACTGGTACAAACTGCTTTAGTAGCTGAAGTAGCTAAGTTGTATTATGAACTGTTAGCGCTGGATAGCGAATTAAAAATTATTCAGAATAATATCCAGCTACAGCAATTAGCAGTGGAGTTAATGGAGGCCCAGAAAACCGGGGGGCGGGCTACTGAGCTGGCTGTTCAACAATCAAAAGCCCAGCTCCTGAATACAACCAGCCTGCAGGTAGAAAAACAACAACAAATTGTAGCCGCCGAAAACTTGTTAAATCAGTTGCTTGGCCGGTACCCGCAACCCATTACCCGCGGAAATCCTATTCAGGAACAACAATTACCAGCTTCTATTCAGGCGGGCATTCCTTTGCAATTGTTAGCGTTGCGCCCGGATGTAAAGCAAGCCGAAATGGAATTAGTAGCTGCCAAGTTTGATGTGGGTGCTGCCCGCGCCGCTTTTCTACCTTCGCTAACTATTTCGCCGCACGTTGGGCTAAATGCTTTTAAAGCTTCGTTGCTTTTAAATACGCCTGCTTCGCTGGCCTACGGGGTTATAGGTGGATTAACAATGCCGCTTTTAAATCAGAACCAATTAAAATCGCGGTATAAGTTTTCGGCAGCGGCCAGTAAAGAAGCTTTTTACAATTACCAGAAAGCAATTTTAACCGGCTATCAGGAAGTAGCTACGGGCTTATCGGCTATCGAAAATTTCAAAAAAATATCGACCATTAAAAACCAGGAAGTACAGGAACTACACAATGCCGTAAACTCGGCCAATGCCCTTTTTGCCGGTGGTTACGCTAATTATCTGGAAATTATAACGGCGCAAAAAAGCGTATTAGCCGCTGAGTTGGAATTGAACAACAATCAACGGGCCATGTTCCAATCTATAGTAGATGTTTACCGGTCCTTAGGAGGCGGTTGGCAATAA
- a CDS encoding efflux RND transporter periplasmic adaptor subunit, which yields MLTIKKVLNLFYLFVFGLFMSGCTAQGEVEKKNPEVPTLPVTQAITKDTVLHHDYVADIQAQRHVEIRGRVKGFLDNIYVDEGQQVKKGQPLFRISSEEYKAELARTKANLNSAIAAAKGAQLEVDRVKTLVDKRVVTKSELEVAQAKLNAAKAGIEEAKSAQANAATKLSYTFIKAPFTGIIDRIPLKVGSLVDEGALLTTLSDLGSVYVYFNVSEKEYLNYIKAQQQGTSTRSEVVDLVLADGLPYPQKGKIETVEGVFEANTGAIAFRAKFPNPKQLLKHGSTGRVRLTNEVEEALLIPQKAAFEIQDQNFVYVVDQNNTLKIKNFKPRARLSHFYIVESGLQPGDKVVYEGVQELRDGLAIKPVYIPMDSLLSAQNRSL from the coding sequence ATGCTAACTATAAAAAAAGTATTAAACCTGTTTTATTTATTTGTATTCGGATTATTCATGAGTGGTTGCACCGCCCAGGGCGAAGTAGAAAAGAAAAATCCGGAAGTACCTACTTTGCCCGTAACGCAGGCCATTACCAAAGATACCGTGCTGCACCACGATTATGTAGCCGATATCCAGGCCCAGCGGCACGTCGAAATCCGGGGCCGGGTAAAGGGCTTCCTGGATAATATTTACGTAGACGAAGGGCAACAAGTAAAAAAAGGACAACCGCTTTTCCGGATCAGCTCCGAAGAATACAAGGCCGAACTTGCCCGGACTAAAGCGAACCTGAATAGTGCCATTGCCGCCGCCAAAGGCGCTCAACTCGAAGTAGACCGGGTAAAAACCCTGGTAGATAAACGCGTAGTTACTAAATCAGAACTGGAAGTGGCTCAGGCTAAACTTAATGCCGCCAAAGCTGGCATTGAAGAAGCCAAATCAGCCCAGGCTAATGCGGCCACCAAACTTTCGTACACTTTCATCAAAGCCCCATTTACAGGCATCATCGACCGCATTCCCTTAAAAGTAGGCAGTTTAGTAGATGAAGGTGCCCTGCTTACTACCTTATCGGATTTAGGCTCGGTGTATGTGTACTTTAACGTTTCGGAAAAAGAATATCTAAATTACATTAAGGCGCAACAGCAAGGCACCAGTACCCGCAGCGAGGTTGTAGATTTGGTGCTGGCCGATGGCCTGCCGTACCCGCAGAAAGGGAAAATAGAAACCGTGGAAGGTGTTTTTGAAGCCAATACTGGGGCTATTGCTTTCCGGGCTAAATTTCCTAATCCGAAACAACTGTTAAAACATGGCTCGACCGGCCGCGTGCGCCTGACCAACGAGGTAGAAGAAGCGCTCCTGATTCCGCAAAAAGCAGCCTTCGAAATTCAGGATCAGAATTTTGTGTACGTTGTTGACCAGAACAATACCTTAAAAATTAAAAATTTTAAACCCAGGGCGCGTCTATCGCACTTCTACATCGTGGAATCTGGCCTGCAACCGGGCGACAAGGTGGTATATGAAGGCGTGCAAGAACTTCGCGATGGATTAGCCATTAAGCCGGTTTACATCCCGATGGATAGTTTGCTATCGGCGCAAAACCGGAGTTTATAA